In Opitutaceae bacterium TAV5, one genomic interval encodes:
- the fusA gene encoding elongation factor P (EF-G; promotes GTP-dependent translocation of the ribosome during translation; many organisms have multiple copies of this gene), with product MSQVAQAPEITIVTEKSRISKANAKERPFPLEWTRNIGIAAHIDAGKTTTSERILFYSGTVHKMGEVHEGTAVTDWMEQERERGITITAAAISCAWNASCGPWKGIKQRINIIDTPGHVDFTAEVERSMRVLDGAIAVFCAVAGVQPQSETVWRQANKYGVPRIAFINKMDRTGANFFRAIDEMREKLKANAHALFLPIGNEENFTGLVDLVQNCAYIFTDPTDLDLNPTRHPIPADLVDDAKSYRDALIEAVSDFDDALAEKYLDGGEITPEELLPAVRKATISLKFTGVIPGSAFKKKGVQRLLDCVVNYLPNPLDLPPMTGVNSDGEEVFVSADDNNKLAGLAFKLWTDPFVGKLVFYRVYTGRLLKGTSLYNPRTRRSERCSRLLLMRAMDREEIDTAYSGDICALVGVKDVITGDTLCDEDLDIRLEPPSFPEPVISMSIEPNSKADQEKLSTGLQRLVAEDPTLKVKTDADTGQTILSGMGELHLEIIIDRLKREFKVEATSGKPQIAYRETVTGNADGEGKFIRQTGGKGQYGHAVVKIEPNEKGKGVEVINEIVGGVIPKEFIKPTTDGILEGTNNGVVAGYPVVDVKVRIVDGSFHPVDSSEIAFKMAGIFAFKEAMKAAKPILLEPIMGVELTTPEEYQGDLMGDINRRRGTIQGIENKNGAAIVSAHVPLELLFGYVTDIRSLSKGRASASITPSHFEQVPSNLLAKIVESSSRAPARS from the coding sequence ATGTCCCAAGTAGCTCAAGCACCCGAGATTACCATCGTTACGGAGAAGTCCAGGATCTCCAAGGCCAACGCCAAGGAGCGTCCGTTCCCGCTCGAATGGACCCGTAACATCGGCATCGCCGCGCACATCGACGCCGGCAAGACCACCACTTCCGAGCGCATCCTTTTTTATTCCGGCACCGTCCACAAGATGGGCGAGGTGCATGAAGGCACCGCCGTCACCGACTGGATGGAGCAGGAGCGCGAGCGCGGCATCACCATCACCGCCGCCGCCATTTCCTGCGCGTGGAATGCCTCCTGCGGTCCCTGGAAGGGAATCAAGCAGCGCATCAACATCATCGACACTCCCGGCCACGTGGACTTCACGGCCGAGGTCGAGCGCTCCATGCGTGTGCTCGACGGTGCCATCGCCGTGTTCTGCGCCGTCGCCGGCGTGCAGCCCCAGTCCGAGACGGTCTGGCGCCAGGCCAACAAGTACGGCGTCCCCCGCATCGCCTTCATCAACAAGATGGATCGCACGGGCGCCAATTTCTTCCGCGCCATCGACGAGATGCGCGAGAAGCTCAAGGCCAATGCCCACGCTCTCTTCCTGCCCATCGGCAACGAGGAAAACTTCACCGGTCTCGTCGATCTCGTGCAGAACTGCGCGTACATCTTTACCGATCCGACGGACCTTGACCTGAATCCGACGCGCCACCCGATCCCGGCCGACCTCGTGGACGACGCCAAGTCGTATCGTGATGCGCTCATCGAGGCCGTTTCCGATTTCGACGACGCCCTCGCCGAGAAGTACCTCGACGGCGGCGAGATCACTCCGGAAGAGCTTCTTCCGGCCGTCCGCAAGGCGACCATCTCGCTCAAGTTCACGGGTGTCATTCCCGGTTCGGCCTTCAAGAAGAAGGGCGTGCAGCGTCTTCTCGACTGCGTCGTCAACTACCTGCCCAATCCGCTCGATCTCCCGCCGATGACCGGCGTGAACAGCGACGGCGAAGAGGTGTTTGTCTCCGCCGACGACAACAACAAGCTGGCCGGCCTCGCCTTCAAGCTCTGGACCGATCCGTTCGTCGGCAAGCTGGTGTTCTACCGCGTCTACACCGGCAGGCTCCTCAAGGGCACTTCACTCTACAATCCCCGCACCCGCCGCAGCGAACGTTGCAGCCGCCTCCTCCTGATGCGCGCCATGGATCGCGAGGAAATCGATACCGCCTATTCCGGCGACATCTGCGCCCTTGTCGGCGTCAAGGATGTCATCACCGGCGACACCCTTTGTGACGAAGATCTCGACATCCGCCTCGAGCCGCCGTCCTTCCCCGAGCCCGTTATCTCCATGTCGATCGAGCCCAACTCGAAGGCCGACCAGGAGAAACTCTCGACCGGACTCCAGCGCCTCGTGGCCGAAGATCCGACCCTCAAGGTGAAGACGGATGCCGACACCGGCCAGACGATCCTCTCCGGCATGGGTGAGCTCCACCTCGAAATCATCATCGACCGTCTCAAGCGCGAGTTCAAGGTCGAGGCCACCTCCGGCAAACCGCAGATCGCCTATCGCGAGACGGTGACCGGCAACGCCGATGGCGAAGGCAAATTCATCCGCCAGACCGGTGGCAAAGGCCAGTACGGCCACGCCGTCGTCAAGATCGAGCCCAACGAAAAGGGCAAGGGCGTCGAAGTCATCAACGAGATCGTCGGCGGCGTCATCCCGAAAGAGTTCATCAAGCCCACGACCGACGGCATCCTCGAAGGCACCAACAACGGCGTCGTCGCCGGCTATCCGGTCGTGGACGTCAAGGTGCGCATCGTGGACGGTTCCTTCCACCCGGTCGACTCGTCGGAAATCGCCTTCAAGATGGCCGGCATTTTCGCCTTCAAGGAGGCGATGAAAGCCGCCAAGCCCATCCTCCTCGAACCCATCATGGGCGTCGAGCTGACCACGCCCGAAGAATACCAGGGCGATCTCATGGGCGACATCAACCGTCGCCGTGGCACCATCCAGGGAATCGAGAACAAGAACGGCGCCGCCATCGTCAGCGCCCACGTTCCCCTCGAGCTTCTCTTCGGCTACGTGACCGACATCCGCTCCCTCTCGAAAGGCCGCGCCAGCGCCTCCATCACGCCGTCGCATTTCGAGCAAGTGCCGTCCAACCTCCTCGCCAAGATCGTCGAGTCCTCCAGCCGGGCTCCCGCCCGCAGCTAA
- a CDS encoding 30S ribosomal protein S12, with amino-acid sequence MPTINQLVRKGRRQIRVKSKSPALDSNPFRRGVCVQVMTRTPKKPNSAIRKVAKVRLTNGSEVISYIPDEGHNLQEHSIVLVRGGRVKDLPGVRYHIVRGTLDATGVEKRRRSRSKYGVKRPKEKK; translated from the coding sequence ATGCCAACCATCAACCAACTCGTGCGCAAGGGCCGCCGCCAGATTCGCGTGAAATCGAAATCGCCCGCTCTGGACAGTAATCCTTTCCGCCGCGGCGTTTGCGTGCAGGTTATGACCCGCACCCCCAAGAAGCCGAACTCTGCCATCCGCAAGGTCGCCAAGGTCCGCCTGACCAACGGCAGCGAAGTGATCTCCTACATCCCCGACGAGGGCCACAACCTCCAGGAGCACTCCATCGTGCTCGTGCGCGGCGGCCGTGTGAAGGACTTGCCCGGCGTCCGTTACCATATCGTCCGCGGCACGCTCGACGCCACCGGTGTCGAAAAGCGTCGTCGCTCCCGCTCCAAGTACGGCGTCAAACGCCCGAAGGAGAAGAAGTAA
- a CDS encoding 30S ribosomal protein S7, with the protein MSRRHRATKRNTEPDIRYNSTLVAHLVTVVMQDGKKNLAERIVYGAFEKVSAKLEKGDPVDLLIGAMENARPRLEVKSRRVGGATYQVPIEISYERQESLALRWIVAAASARKGVPMKDALANEIVDAYNNTGGVVKKKEDTHKMAQANRAFAHLRW; encoded by the coding sequence ATGTCACGCCGCCACAGAGCAACCAAGCGCAACACCGAGCCGGATATCCGTTATAACAGCACGCTCGTTGCCCACCTCGTCACTGTCGTCATGCAGGACGGTAAAAAGAACCTTGCCGAACGCATCGTCTACGGCGCGTTCGAAAAAGTCTCCGCCAAGCTCGAAAAGGGTGACCCGGTCGATCTGCTCATCGGCGCGATGGAGAACGCCCGTCCCCGCCTCGAGGTGAAGAGCCGCCGCGTCGGTGGCGCCACCTACCAGGTGCCGATCGAGATTTCCTACGAACGCCAGGAGAGCCTTGCCCTGCGCTGGATCGTTGCGGCGGCTTCCGCCCGCAAAGGCGTGCCCATGAAGGACGCCCTCGCCAACGAGATCGTCGACGCCTACAACAACACCGGCGGTGTTGTGAAGAAAAAGGAAGACACTCACAAGATGGCCCAGGCCAATCGCGCCTTCGCCCACCTCCGCTGGTAA
- the rpsJ gene encoding 30S ribosomal protein S10 (NusE; involved in assembly of the 30S subunit; in the ribosome, this protein is involved in the binding of tRNA; in Escherichia coli this protein was also found to be involved in transcription antitermination; NusB/S10 heterodimers bind boxA sequences in the leader RNA of rrn operons which is required for antitermination; binding of NusB/S10 to boxA nucleates assembly of the antitermination complex) has product MKGQRIRIKLQGFDYRVIDQSASEIVETAKRSGARVSGPIPLPARIEKLSVNRSPHVDKKSMEQFESRTHKRLIDIIEPTAQTVDELKKLNLPSGVDITINV; this is encoded by the coding sequence ATGAAAGGCCAACGCATTCGCATCAAACTCCAGGGTTTCGACTATCGTGTCATCGACCAGTCCGCCTCGGAGATCGTCGAGACCGCCAAACGCTCCGGAGCCCGTGTCTCCGGCCCGATTCCGCTCCCGGCGCGTATCGAAAAGCTCTCTGTCAACCGCTCCCCGCACGTGGACAAAAAATCCATGGAGCAGTTTGAGTCGCGCACTCACAAGCGCCTCATCGACATCATCGAACCCACCGCCCAGACCGTGGACGAGCTCAAGAAGCTCAACCTCCCTTCGGGCGTGGACATCACCATCAACGTCTGA
- a CDS encoding biotin-(acetyl-CoA carboxylase) ligase, protein MTSVTHETALLLPACRVSHFDGWTLHTADRIPSTNPVAGKRLPAWHALRALVQTAAYGRTGRAWTSDPGGLWLSANLPCPGERARWAILPLAAGWAVTGALRELGLRTAGLRLRWPNDIMIGPRKLAGLLVERFTPDTATIGIGLNLTNSPERIDAALTGATARLCDHLPDAACDPDVVLRRILAAIRRAHAMIADPEQGFAPIAADLNAAWSDAPSHVAITLTAALGGATREGHFHGIDADGRLRLAFDDDPVCHFYDATQIELLRERGSLH, encoded by the coding sequence ATGACCTCCGTGACTCACGAAACCGCCCTTCTCTTGCCGGCATGTCGCGTGAGTCATTTTGACGGCTGGACGCTCCACACGGCCGATCGCATTCCCTCCACCAATCCGGTTGCCGGCAAACGTCTCCCGGCCTGGCATGCCCTCCGCGCCCTCGTGCAGACGGCTGCCTACGGGCGCACCGGCCGCGCCTGGACCTCCGATCCCGGCGGCCTGTGGCTTTCCGCCAATCTCCCCTGTCCCGGTGAACGCGCCCGCTGGGCCATTCTCCCGCTCGCCGCCGGCTGGGCCGTGACCGGCGCCCTGCGCGAACTCGGCCTCCGCACCGCCGGTCTTCGCCTCCGCTGGCCCAACGACATCATGATCGGCCCCCGCAAACTCGCCGGGTTGCTCGTCGAACGGTTCACGCCGGACACCGCCACCATCGGCATCGGCCTGAACCTCACCAACAGCCCCGAGCGCATCGACGCCGCCCTCACCGGCGCCACGGCCCGCCTCTGCGACCACCTTCCCGACGCTGCCTGCGATCCCGACGTCGTCCTGCGCCGGATTCTCGCCGCCATCCGCCGCGCCCACGCGATGATCGCCGATCCGGAGCAGGGATTTGCGCCCATCGCCGCCGATCTCAACGCTGCCTGGTCCGACGCACCCAGCCATGTCGCGATCACGTTGACGGCTGCGCTCGGGGGAGCCACGCGCGAAGGCCATTTCCACGGCATCGACGCGGACGGTCGCCTCCGGCTCGCCTTCGATGACGATCCTGTCTGCCATTTCTACGATGCCACCCAGATCGAACTCCTTCGCGAGCGCGGTTCCCTGCACTGA
- a CDS encoding pyruvate carboxyltransferase, protein MTTNPVTFNNTVLRDGHQSLAATRMTTAQMLPALADLDALGFGALETWGGATIDSGLRFLDEFPFDRLDAIKRGTPKTPHMMLLRGQNIVQYENFPDDVVEAFVKMSAKHGMDIFRIFDALNDPRNIATAVRAVIAAGKHAQGVICYTTSPVHNVAGFIKLGLELEKMGCHSICLKDMAGLVPPADAAAIIGGLKAQVKIPVVLHTHETAGLGIPTYLAAINAGVDAVDCSITPFANGTAQPDTLLMMAVLEGNPRRPTYDKERLGRLRAHFTKVYAELEKFTGRKNEVIDTDTLTYQVPGGMLSNFRTQLKDLKMEDRFDEVFAEIPVVRKALGWIPLVTPTSQIVGTQAVLNVKFGRWKNFAPAAMDIALGYYGRPPAPVDPEVQALAAKNTGKPVITCRPADLLKPRMNDLKARLRELGLPDDDEHAVIHAMFPMQLKEHYDRKKKPQPAAAAPAPAASPAVAATVAPVPPAAPRPVAKPAGAAHYALTINNRRTEVIVEEL, encoded by the coding sequence ATGACCACCAATCCCGTTACCTTCAACAACACCGTCCTGCGTGATGGTCACCAGTCGCTGGCCGCCACGCGCATGACGACGGCGCAGATGCTGCCTGCGCTTGCCGATCTCGATGCGCTGGGCTTCGGCGCCCTGGAAACCTGGGGCGGCGCCACCATCGACTCCGGTCTCCGCTTCCTCGACGAATTCCCGTTCGACCGCCTCGACGCCATCAAGCGCGGCACGCCGAAGACCCCGCACATGATGCTCCTGCGCGGGCAGAATATCGTCCAGTACGAGAACTTTCCGGACGATGTCGTCGAGGCCTTCGTCAAGATGTCGGCCAAACACGGCATGGATATCTTCCGCATCTTCGACGCGCTCAACGATCCCCGCAACATCGCGACCGCCGTCCGCGCCGTCATCGCCGCCGGCAAACACGCGCAGGGCGTCATCTGCTACACCACCTCGCCGGTCCACAACGTCGCAGGCTTTATCAAGCTCGGCCTCGAACTCGAGAAAATGGGTTGCCACTCCATTTGCCTGAAAGACATGGCCGGACTCGTCCCGCCCGCCGATGCGGCTGCCATTATTGGCGGTCTCAAGGCGCAGGTCAAAATCCCCGTCGTCCTCCACACGCACGAGACCGCCGGCCTCGGCATCCCGACCTACCTCGCCGCCATCAATGCGGGCGTCGATGCCGTGGACTGCTCCATCACGCCCTTCGCCAACGGTACTGCCCAGCCGGATACGCTGCTCATGATGGCAGTCCTCGAGGGCAACCCGCGCCGGCCGACTTACGACAAGGAGCGCCTCGGCCGCCTCCGCGCCCACTTCACCAAAGTTTACGCCGAGCTGGAAAAATTCACCGGCCGGAAAAACGAGGTCATCGACACCGACACGCTCACCTACCAGGTCCCCGGCGGCATGCTCTCCAATTTCCGCACCCAGCTCAAGGACCTGAAAATGGAAGACCGCTTCGACGAGGTTTTCGCCGAGATTCCGGTCGTCCGCAAGGCGCTCGGCTGGATACCGCTCGTCACGCCCACCTCGCAGATTGTGGGCACGCAGGCCGTGCTTAATGTAAAATTCGGACGCTGGAAAAACTTCGCGCCCGCCGCCATGGATATCGCTCTCGGCTACTACGGGCGTCCGCCCGCGCCTGTCGACCCCGAGGTGCAGGCGCTGGCCGCGAAAAACACCGGCAAGCCCGTGATCACCTGCCGCCCCGCCGACCTGCTCAAGCCGCGCATGAACGATCTCAAGGCCAGGCTCCGCGAACTCGGCCTCCCCGACGATGACGAACATGCCGTGATCCACGCGATGTTCCCGATGCAGTTGAAGGAGCACTACGACCGCAAGAAGAAGCCGCAACCCGCCGCCGCCGCTCCGGCGCCCGCGGCCTCTCCCGCCGTTGCGGCGACGGTCGCTCCGGTGCCGCCGGCGGCACCCCGTCCCGTCGCGAAGCCTGCCGGGGCTGCGCATTACGCCCTGACAATCAATAACCGCCGCACGGAAGTCATCGTCGAGGAACTCTGA